Proteins co-encoded in one Mesorhizobium huakuii genomic window:
- a CDS encoding IS66 family transposase, with translation MTLPPTDSLEGLSLAELRGLVSALIGEVRGLQSRVESLEIENQALRAENQTLKDEIARLKDLPPRPPVKPTKPSGMEKATQPTSGKGKRRRRGAKRDGGRVSREVTVAVSAPAGSRFKGYETILVRDLALSAEVVRYRRERWVTPTGETMVAPLPAGIIGGWGANLRRFILACHIQGQVTTERLTALLTGIGVDISKRQVVRLISEGLEAFAAEDRDVLRAGLATAPWITVDDTSARHAHQDGYTTQIGDRRFTAFRTGRSKSREAFLATLRAGHSDYFINEEALAYMRGRNLAGPVIARLAAAPHKAFADSAAWQAHLAALGLDQLAVEPNPVRIATEGAMWGAIRHHGFLGDTVVVSDDAGQFRIGDHALCWVHAERLVHKLIPVTPDQRQAVDIMRQLIWWFYRDLKSYQRAPCPRHAAALRARFERLFKRRTGYVMLDRLLARLHRRKHELLRVLDRPEIPLHTNGSENDIRTFVTKRKISGGTVSEAGKNARDVLLGLMKTCIKLDVSFFRYLGDRLGIPTQESIPPLPDLVRQAAQA, from the coding sequence TCTGCGCTGATCGGCGAAGTGCGCGGTCTTCAAAGCCGGGTCGAGAGCCTTGAGATCGAGAACCAGGCGCTACGCGCCGAGAACCAGACCCTGAAGGATGAGATCGCCCGGCTGAAGGACCTGCCGCCGCGTCCCCCGGTCAAGCCGACCAAGCCATCGGGCATGGAGAAGGCGACGCAGCCGACATCTGGCAAGGGCAAGCGCCGCCGGCGCGGCGCCAAGCGCGACGGCGGTCGCGTGAGCCGCGAGGTGACGGTTGCGGTGAGCGCTCCTGCGGGCTCTCGCTTCAAGGGGTATGAGACGATCCTGGTGCGCGATCTGGCGTTGTCGGCCGAGGTGGTGCGCTATCGCCGCGAGCGCTGGGTGACACCGACCGGCGAAACGATGGTGGCGCCCTTGCCGGCGGGGATCATCGGCGGCTGGGGCGCGAACCTGCGCCGCTTCATTCTGGCCTGTCACATTCAAGGCCAGGTGACGACGGAGCGGTTGACGGCGTTGTTGACCGGGATCGGGGTCGACATTTCGAAGCGCCAGGTGGTGCGGCTGATTTCGGAGGGCCTGGAGGCCTTCGCGGCGGAGGACCGTGACGTGCTGCGCGCCGGGCTGGCTACGGCGCCCTGGATCACCGTCGATGATACGTCGGCGCGCCACGCCCACCAGGACGGCTACACCACCCAGATCGGCGATCGCCGCTTCACCGCGTTCCGCACCGGGCGATCGAAGTCACGGGAGGCGTTCCTGGCGACGCTGCGTGCCGGGCACAGCGATTACTTCATCAATGAAGAGGCCCTGGCCTATATGCGCGGCCGCAACCTCGCCGGTCCGGTGATCGCGCGGCTGGCGGCTGCGCCGCACAAGGCATTTGCCGACAGCGCCGCATGGCAGGCGCATCTGGCCGCACTCGGCCTCGACCAGCTCGCGGTTGAGCCCAACCCAGTCAGGATCGCCACCGAAGGGGCGATGTGGGGAGCGATCCGCCACCACGGCTTTCTTGGCGATACCGTGGTCGTGTCCGATGATGCCGGCCAGTTCCGCATCGGCGACCATGCTCTGTGCTGGGTCCACGCCGAGCGGCTCGTCCACAAATTGATACCCGTGACCCCGGATCAACGTCAGGCCGTCGACATCATGCGCCAGTTGATCTGGTGGTTCTATCGCGACCTCAAGAGCTACCAGCGTGCTCCTTGTCCGCGCCACGCGGCGGCCCTGCGCGCCCGCTTCGAGCGCCTGTTCAAACGACGAACCGGCTACGTCATGCTCGACCGGCTTCTTGCCAGGCTGCATCGCCGCAAGCATGAACTCCTGCGCGTTCTCGATCGTCCCGAGATCCCGCTCCACACCAATGGTTCGGAAAACGACATCCGCACCTTCGTCACCAAGCGCAAGATCTCCGGCGGAACCGTCAGCGAGGCAGGCAAGAACGCCCGCGACGTCCTGCTCGGCCTGATGAAGACCTGCATCAAGCTCGACGTCTCATTCTTCCGCTATCTCGGCGACCGCCTCGGCATACCAACACAAGAGTCGATTCCGCCGCTCCCGGATCTCGTTAGGCAAGCCGCTCAAGCCTGA